In the Silene latifolia isolate original U9 population chromosome 1, ASM4854445v1, whole genome shotgun sequence genome, AGTTGTATAATAAACATTGTATAATCACTATACATTtatccgagcttatgtgtaatttttatGAGCTTTTcaaaagtttatttttttttatgtttaactATGTGAATTCAGAAACTTAACAGCATAGCTCAgaatctttaaaacaaaactcgaaaactttagtacAAAGCTCCTTATCTAAGCCATACAACTAGTGGTATAATCTATTAATTGTGATGTTAAATGAAACTGAACCATCTTGTACTAAGAATTTCCAACTGCCTAAAACTGCTTATCCTCAACTTTTCTCCTCTatatctatttattttattttttttattttataacaGCTGTAAATGAGCTGAACCCGCACAACTGAACTTGGCTCGGTCAAAGTTCAGCTTGAGATCAATGAGGTAGAGTTTGAAGATGGGACTCCAGCAATATTTTCATTAACTTGCCTTCACTACGAAAGAAATTGTCTCAACTACTGTGGCAGAATACTCATAAGCCCATGACGGTTGTACCCGTCATCCCTACCGGCCATATTTGCTACATTCAACCCGTCCCATTAGTGGCTAACTGTAATGTGTGGCCGTGATCACGGTGCTAGTAAGGTCGCAGCTGTTCTCAAAAATAGGAGGTATCAAGTTTTCATAGTTCGTGTTTTTCAATGCGTTGGGAAAATCCTAAAGCCGAGATTCCATGTGAAGACAGGTATGTATTCACAATCCCAAAATTCAACATACCTTAAAAAGGCCAGTCGAGAGAGAAGGGTCGTAACAGTGAGGGCCACCCTCAGGGGATGTATCATTATTAAGTCAGGGTAAAATGCACTTAGTCCTAGCTACATTAAGGCAGTCAGCAAGATTGACTCGCCGTACCCAAAAAGGGTTTACATGTAAGTTATGCAAGACATTCTTGTGAGGCCTGTACTCAGGGCATGACCTGGAACAACCTAGTTTGCTCTTTTAAGCATTTTGCTGAAAATGCTAATTGACCTTTTTAGTTTCGAATCAGAAATAAAAAGGCCGAATAAAAAAAATCAGGATTTTGAGATGGAACTTCTGTGTAATTTGGGAAACAGAACGTacagaaaggaaaaaaaattgatattaaagaaaaagagaaaaaaaaaaacaatacagAGTCTTCGTTAGCAAGACGACATTAGTGTGCTCACCTTAGGAATAAAATACTTGCTTAATTTGCAAATACATTTATGCGAACTTGAGCCGTAACTTCTGGATGCAACTTCAGCTCAGCTATGTACTCACCCGTTTCTCTGATCTCAGGGAGGGAAACAACCTTTTTGTCAACGTCTCTGAATGATGGAAGAATCAGTGGAATGAGTTATTAATAAAACAGACACAATTCAAACGAGACAGTGGGTGGAGACAATACAGGTTAAGATAACCTCAGGGTCACAGTCATGTGCCAAAATTTACGATTCATGGCTCCTAAAATGGGCTGGGTCAAGTTGAGTTCCAAGGTCGGGTCAATACAGATTCAAATCACTGAGTAATACTGTTATTTATATGTGCCACCACCATCCGACAAAACCCTACATATAGACGCTCCACCTGGGGTAGGTGTGGCACAGTATCCTCTTTTAACCACCTCATTGGTATCCCCTGCTTAAAATAATCATCCTCACACATCTTTGTACGGCAAAGGCATTCATTCGCTAAAAGGCAACAAACTGAAGAGAAAGTACAATAAGGAGAATGATTGTCATGCTGAGATGATGGTATGTAACGGTACCTCTGAAGTTGAGCTTTGATTATATCAACAAGATCTTGAGCAGTCACACTGCAAAACACCAGATAAGCGTGAGGGTTGCTAACATGAAAGAGTGAGAACAGAGAAAACGACAGGTTATTTTATCATTTACCTTCCAAAGATCTGTTTTCCTTTTCCACCTTTGCGTTTCACCTTGAAAGCACCAACAGTTTCAAAGATCCGAGCAAGCTGTTGTGCCTCTTCTTTTACCTAACATTAttgatttttcattaaaatattgTTCTTGGTTTACATTTTGCTGACCAAACTGAAAAAACAACTCTCAAAAGGAATTATGTGTATTTTTATATGCATCATTTTAAAATTTCGTACATGTAGGTGATCAAGCATGTTATGCTCAAAGGAACGCAGTTCTTTTGGTTTCATTGAGAAAACTATTTGTCGTTTAATAATGCATATTTAGACTGCAAATGGCGTAGCTCATCCTCAAGCAAAACATAGTCTTGAAATCAACAGCGGAGAGAGTCTTGCTTGAGATAGGCCCAGATAAGATAACTAAAAGAACAGGCGGCTTAAATTTGGCAGGAATTTAGAATAAAATAACACTTACCCTTCTCTTCTCAGCTTCAATTCTCTCCTCTTCCATTTTCATCTCCCTTTGACATCAAAACAACTCATAAGCATaagtaaacaattttttttttctgaaacgAAGTTGTGAACGAGTCTCCATAGTAGGATTTCGGCCAATACATGAACTAAAAGATTCCCTTTTTCAATGCCAACATGACAGGCAACGCAAAGTTCACAATCCGAAGAACATGAAATCATTACTTCAGCAACACCAGGGCAAGTGACATCCTTTCAAACGCTTTTCTCAAAGACccttatatatatttaagttTCCAGACAGTTGAAAATGTTTACTAATTTAATTCAAAGTAGAGACACAATTTTCCATAGAGTAAGGTTGCGTACATTCCACCTCTAATTACCTTGTCAGAGGCGAGCGCCTATAAGGCACTGCACTAGGGTAATGCTGCTGTTGTATTGAAGAATGATGTCAAGAAACCCACGAATGTACATCATTGACTACACAAAGAAGATGACATGAAGCCTGTGAAACGCCTTAGAGGCAATCAACGACTTGCCAGATAAACAAGAACTACAGGCTACAGCTTAGCAATAGATAACAATCACCAGTTTTCTCCTCTTACTTTTGGTATCACATAAACCTATCTCTCATTTGATTACAGAAAAGCAACGCAGAATACAATTATTGCAAAAAGCGACAACAAATGCAAAGACTCCGTAACATACTTGATGAGATCGGGGGTGACGATTTGAGCTTTACCCATAGGAGCCAGAAAATTCCTGTAAAAACCAGCTCTTACATCCAAAAGCTGCCCTTTTTTGCCCAAGTCTGGTATATCATCCTTGAGAATTATCTACACCAACCAAAACCAAACCCACAAATTGACCTAAACTAATTAGTACAATCACAATTATTCACTTATTAATCGGTCTCGTTCGAGAGAATACCATCAATTACACCCTTTCCACACAAATTGGCCAAAACCACTGATTACAATCACAATTATTCGCTTATTAATCGGTCTCGTTCGAGAGAATACCATCAACTACACGCTTTCCACACAAATTGGCCGAAACCACTGATTACCATCACCATTATTCGCTTAATCGGTCCATCAATTACACCCTTTCCACACAAATTGGCCGAAACCAATGATTACAATCACAATTATTCGCTTAATCGGTCTCGTTTGAGAGAATACCATCAATTACATTACTGAAATACAGACTGCACACTTCCACACACAAATTATCACCAAAAATAAGACTACCCACCAAATTATTTCCACATAAAAACAATAACCAACAATACCCAAATCCCGAAAATTGAATAAATGGGGATTAAAAGGTGTAGAAGAGTAAAAATGAGTAGAAAATACCTTGCGGATTTTCTTAGTTTTCTTCTGAGCAATAATGGGAAGAACATGTCTACCAATTTCGGGACATTTAAGGGAATCATTAGTTGGTCCTGAAAAAGAAGGGAATAATGAAGAATTGCTCCATGATATGGAGAGTGTAGAGGTTGTTGCTGACATTGTTGATTGTTTTTGTGTAAAAACTTCAGCTTTATCTTTGGACACTTCAAATGAGACCTTATCTACAGAGTGTAGACGGTAGAGAGTAGAGACTAAAGACTAGGGAAGTCTCATTTTAGACTTGGCGCCACATTCCATTCTGGACTTAAGACCCGACCTTAATCCGAATCTGAATTAACATGACTTAATATAACCCGTTCTGGATATTTATTGTGACATACTGATTGTTTCGGGTAAACATGTATTAATGGTAAATACAAATTGCACGAGACTTAATGAATGATACTCTGTATGAGTTATCCATGAGGCCTCGTCCATACTGCTGACTTGACATAGAGCGATAATTCCGAGGCTGAGTCGTAGCCAAACCCCAGATCCTCGGCTCGGCATAGGTCTTGGCCTTCGCTGCTCGTGGCGCTGAGCATACCTTAGCCATTTGGACGATTTATTTAGACTTTTTTTGGCCCTGATAGAAGGGAGTCCTAAGAATTTCGTGCTTTGATTTGGGCCCAATGGCATGGGCCTAATTTTTGGTGTCCATCCGTGTTGTCCATAAATAAATTGACCCGACCTGATCTGAATTCTTGCAAACCTAAAATAAACCGGAGAGTTGACTTGAATTGAACCCTACCAGGTGGACCTGTTTGCCAAGTCGAGTGTTAGTCCCTTTATTTTCCGGTTTAATTTTGGCTTATTTTTGTACAACAATTTAATTCAGCTACGTTTAT is a window encoding:
- the LOC141596185 gene encoding large ribosomal subunit protein bL9c; this encodes MSATTSTLSISWSNSSLFPSFSGPTNDSLKCPEIGRHVLPIIAQKKTKKIRKIILKDDIPDLGKKGQLLDVRAGFYRNFLAPMGKAQIVTPDLIKEMKMEEERIEAEKRRVKEEAQQLARIFETVGAFKVKRKGGKGKQIFGSVTAQDLVDIIKAQLQRDVDKKVVSLPEIRETGEYIAELKLHPEVTAQVRINVFAN